In a genomic window of Salegentibacter salegens:
- a CDS encoding AtpZ/AtpI family protein → MKNDNLNKYLGFVNIAFQMGIIIAGGVLLGIWLDGKFPNKYSAFTISLSLLGVFIALYQVYRSVIKMSEEDEKNEK, encoded by the coding sequence ATGAAAAACGACAACTTAAATAAATACCTGGGTTTTGTAAATATTGCTTTCCAGATGGGAATCATTATTGCCGGCGGTGTTTTATTAGGGATTTGGTTAGATGGGAAATTCCCCAATAAATATTCGGCATTTACAATTTCCTTATCACTTTTAGGGGTTTTTATAGCCCTGTATCAGGTTTATAGAAGTGTAATTAAAATGAGCGAAGAAGACGAAAAAAATGAAAAATGA